Proteins encoded together in one Janthinobacterium tructae window:
- a CDS encoding alpha/beta hydrolase, translating into MTTLRTTLLGLLATIPLAAGLAACSPLSVINALSSGSASQVTRGLAYGPLLRQKLDVYAPKTRTGPVPVVVFFYGGNWTAGERADYAFVGHALAARGYLAVIADYRLYPEVHYPEILQDAARAVAWAAMESSRHGGDPARLFVMGHSAGAYNAAMLALDASLLARHRMHPHDLRGWIGLAGPYDFLPIENTTTRPVFFYPDTPAASQPIHHVTAEAPPALLIAPLPGRDKLVNPQRNTGGLATALRALQRPVTETYFDKVSHTTLVASLASPLRMLAPTLGAVSAFIDANSKVDTMLTRHMGAGTDGREIPATPPRPATAQSTTTQAAVARAHDKTPAP; encoded by the coding sequence ATGACGACCCTGCGCACCACTTTGCTCGGTTTGCTGGCGACCATCCCGCTCGCTGCCGGCCTGGCAGCTTGCTCACCCTTGAGCGTCATCAATGCCTTGTCGTCCGGCAGTGCCTCACAGGTGACGCGGGGCCTGGCCTACGGCCCCCTGCTGCGGCAAAAACTCGATGTGTATGCCCCCAAGACCCGCACGGGGCCCGTGCCCGTGGTGGTGTTCTTTTACGGCGGCAACTGGACAGCGGGCGAGCGCGCCGACTATGCCTTCGTTGGCCACGCGCTTGCCGCGCGTGGCTACCTGGCCGTGATCGCCGACTACCGGCTATATCCGGAGGTGCACTACCCGGAGATTTTGCAGGATGCCGCCCGCGCCGTGGCCTGGGCCGCGATGGAATCGAGCCGCCATGGCGGCGACCCCGCCCGTTTGTTCGTGATGGGCCATAGCGCGGGCGCCTACAATGCGGCGATGCTGGCGCTCGACGCCAGCCTGCTGGCGCGCCACCGCATGCACCCGCACGACTTGCGCGGCTGGATAGGCTTGGCCGGTCCCTACGATTTCTTGCCGATCGAAAATACCACCACCCGGCCCGTCTTCTTTTACCCGGACACGCCCGCCGCTTCGCAGCCCATCCATCACGTGACGGCCGAGGCCCCGCCCGCCCTGCTGATCGCCCCCTTGCCCGGACGGGACAAGCTGGTCAATCCACAACGCAATACGGGCGGCCTGGCCACCGCCTTGCGGGCACTGCAGCGGCCCGTGACGGAAACGTACTTCGACAAGGTCAGCCATACCACCCTGGTCGCCTCGCTGGCCAGCCCCCTGCGCATGCTGGCCCCCACGCTGGGCGCCGTGAGCGCCTTTATCGACGCCAACAGCAAGGTCGATACCATGCTGACACGTCACATGGGCGCGGGCACGGATGGGCGGGAAATTCCCGCCACGCCGCCACGTCCTGCAACGGCGCAAAGCACCACCACGCAGGCTGCCGTCGCGCGCGCCCACGACAAAACGCCCGCCCCCTGA
- a CDS encoding LysR family transcriptional regulator ArgP — protein MRVVDYRGLAALDAVIGLGSFEKAAQALAISQPAVSQRIRTLENLEGTLLIIRSHPPLPTEAGQRLIAHYRQVKLLEAALDAQPGPTTQLPELAIAVNADSAATWIPEALGPLLSPPSCLLDIRLDDQDHTLSQLREGRVFACVSSANDLVAGTTATPLGGMRYLCVASPAFAQRWFPHGFTVEAVSQAPAITFGSKDALHERYLQHRLGYTGRYPHHVLGSARDFVRFIEAGYAYGMVPLLQAETALATGRLVDVAAGQALDVPLTWHAWDIQTPLTRTLSDAVIATARKWLLQD, from the coding sequence ATGCGTGTCGTCGATTACCGTGGATTGGCCGCCCTCGACGCCGTGATCGGCCTGGGCAGCTTTGAAAAGGCTGCGCAGGCACTGGCGATCAGCCAGCCGGCCGTGTCGCAGCGCATCCGCACGCTGGAAAACCTGGAAGGCACTTTGTTGATCATCCGCAGCCACCCGCCCCTGCCTACGGAAGCGGGCCAGCGCCTGATCGCCCATTACCGGCAAGTCAAGCTGCTCGAAGCGGCGCTCGACGCCCAGCCCGGTCCCACCACGCAATTGCCGGAGCTGGCCATCGCCGTCAACGCCGACAGCGCCGCCACCTGGATCCCGGAAGCGCTGGGGCCGCTACTCTCGCCACCGTCCTGCCTGCTCGATATCCGCCTCGACGACCAGGACCACACCCTGAGCCAGCTGCGCGAAGGGCGCGTGTTTGCCTGCGTCAGCAGCGCCAACGACCTGGTGGCCGGCACCACGGCCACGCCGCTGGGCGGCATGCGCTACCTGTGCGTGGCATCGCCCGCGTTCGCGCAGCGATGGTTTCCCCATGGTTTTACGGTGGAGGCCGTCAGCCAGGCGCCCGCCATCACGTTTGGCAGCAAGGATGCGCTGCACGAGCGCTATCTGCAGCACCGCCTCGGCTACACGGGCCGCTATCCGCACCATGTGCTCGGTTCGGCGCGCGACTTCGTGCGCTTCATCGAAGCGGGCTATGCTTATGGCATGGTGCCTTTGCTGCAGGCGGAAACGGCGCTGGCCACTGGCCGGTTGGTCGACGTGGCGGCCGGGCAGGCGCTCGACGTGCCCCTGACCTGGCATGCCTGGGATATCCAGACGCCGCTCACACGCACCCTGTCGGACGCCGTCATCGCCACGGCGCGCAAATGGCTGTTACAGGATTGA
- a CDS encoding LysE/ArgO family amino acid transporter gives MDSAIFLKGMGLGASLIVAIGTQNAFLLKQGLKRHYVLTCILVCLLCDAILITAGVAGMGTFIADNPNFLLWAKAGGATFLIAYGLRAAKSAWRPTAMTVSAAKSPEGYWAVIGAALAFSLLNPHAFLDTVILLGSIGGQHEGVGRFYFAGGAIMASALWFFLLGFGARYLAPVFAKPMAWRVLDGIIAVVMWAIAASLFL, from the coding sequence ATGGACAGCGCAATTTTCTTGAAAGGCATGGGGCTCGGAGCGAGCCTGATCGTGGCCATCGGCACGCAGAACGCATTCTTGCTCAAGCAGGGGCTGAAGCGCCATTACGTGCTCACCTGCATACTTGTCTGTTTGCTGTGCGACGCCATCCTGATCACGGCCGGCGTGGCCGGCATGGGCACTTTCATTGCCGATAATCCTAATTTCTTGCTGTGGGCCAAGGCCGGTGGCGCGACCTTCCTCATCGCGTATGGCTTGCGCGCGGCCAAGTCGGCCTGGCGTCCAACGGCCATGACGGTATCGGCGGCCAAGTCGCCCGAAGGCTACTGGGCCGTGATCGGCGCGGCGCTGGCGTTCAGCCTGCTGAACCCGCACGCCTTCCTCGATACGGTGATTTTGCTCGGTTCGATCGGCGGCCAGCATGAAGGCGTGGGACGCTTCTACTTCGCCGGTGGCGCCATCATGGCTTCGGCCCTGTGGTTCTTCCTGCTGGGCTTTGGCGCCCGCTACCTGGCGCCCGTGTTTGCCAAGCCCATGGCCTGGCGCGTGCTCGACGGCATCATTGCCGTCGTCATGTGGGCCATCGCCGCCTCGCTGTTCCTGTAA
- a CDS encoding coniferyl aldehyde dehydrogenase produces MPDVANNMELKNAELAAALAVQRAACLAHPMPTLAERKRDLQTLQRFIRDHKDALCEAISTDYGNRSRHETLLAEIFPAIDGIAHVLKHLKKWMKPQRRSVDWRTFPGARNRVLPQPLGVVGVIAPWNFPVNLSLVPLTYIFAAGNRAMVKMSENSRHLAQLLIEKMPAYFPPEKLQFFDEAGGVGIAFSQLPFDHLLFTGSGQTGRAVMAAAARNLCPVTLELGGKAPAIVCADFDVRTAAERILFVKYLNAGQICTSVDHAWLPEASIAAFVEHARQIMPTRYPRLDTPDYTSIIDEAAFERLLQALDEVRERGAQVIPLLPGPAYDRATRKIAPHIVLDAPADSLLLTREIFGPILPLRGYTKLESVIGSINAGPRPLAIYPFSNNKQTVQLLIDTVMSGGVSVNDALFHVGQHDLPFGGVGESGMGHYHGVEGFHTFSKLRPVFYQARYSALTLLWPPYGKLASRVLAFLTR; encoded by the coding sequence ATGCCTGATGTCGCAAACAACATGGAGCTGAAGAACGCCGAGCTGGCTGCCGCCCTGGCCGTGCAGCGTGCCGCCTGCCTGGCTCACCCCATGCCCACGCTTGCCGAGCGCAAACGCGACCTGCAAACCCTGCAGCGCTTTATCCGCGACCATAAAGATGCACTATGCGAGGCGATCAGCACCGATTATGGCAACCGCTCCCGGCACGAAACCTTGCTGGCGGAGATCTTTCCCGCCATCGACGGCATAGCCCATGTCTTGAAGCACTTGAAAAAATGGATGAAACCGCAGCGCCGCAGCGTGGACTGGCGCACTTTCCCCGGTGCCCGCAACCGCGTGCTGCCCCAGCCGCTGGGCGTGGTGGGCGTCATCGCGCCGTGGAATTTCCCCGTGAACCTGAGCCTGGTGCCTTTGACCTACATCTTCGCCGCCGGCAACCGCGCCATGGTCAAGATGAGCGAGAATTCGCGCCACCTGGCGCAGCTCTTGATCGAGAAGATGCCCGCCTATTTTCCGCCGGAAAAATTGCAGTTTTTCGACGAGGCGGGCGGCGTGGGCATCGCTTTTTCACAACTGCCGTTCGACCACCTGCTGTTTACGGGTTCCGGCCAGACGGGCCGCGCCGTGATGGCGGCGGCCGCGCGCAATCTGTGTCCCGTCACCCTGGAGCTGGGCGGCAAGGCGCCGGCCATCGTCTGCGCCGATTTCGATGTGCGCACGGCAGCCGAACGCATTTTGTTTGTCAAATACCTCAACGCGGGGCAGATCTGCACCAGCGTCGACCACGCCTGGCTACCCGAGGCCAGCATCGCCGCCTTCGTCGAGCATGCGCGCCAGATCATGCCCACGCGCTACCCGCGGCTCGACACGCCCGATTACACTTCCATCATCGACGAAGCCGCCTTTGAGCGCCTGCTGCAGGCGCTCGACGAAGTGCGGGAACGGGGCGCACAAGTCATTCCCCTGCTGCCGGGGCCTGCATACGACCGGGCCACGCGCAAGATCGCGCCGCACATCGTGCTCGACGCCCCCGCAGACAGCCTGCTGCTGACGCGGGAAATCTTCGGCCCCATCCTGCCCCTGCGTGGCTACACGAAACTGGAAAGCGTGATCGGCAGCATCAATGCGGGGCCGCGCCCGCTGGCCATCTATCCGTTCAGCAACAATAAGCAGACTGTGCAGCTTCTGATCGATACGGTGATGTCGGGCGGCGTGTCCGTCAACGACGCGCTGTTCCACGTGGGCCAACACGATCTGCCGTTCGGCGGCGTGGGCGAGTCCGGCATGGGCCACTACCATGGCGTCGAAGGTTTTCACACCTTCAGCAAGCTGCGGCCCGTGTTTTACCAGGCGCGCTACAGCGCTTTGACACTGCTGTGGCCGCCGTATGGCAAGCTGGCCAGCCGCGTGCTGGCCTTTCTGACCCGTTGA
- the trxC gene encoding thioredoxin TrxC gives MTPTTPDSLHIVCPHCDAVNRLPAARLIEQPTCGKCQKDLFTGQPVDLASARFLKHIERSDIPVLVDFWAPWCGPCRSMAPFYVQAARTLEPAFRVVKVNTEASPDLGSRFNIRSIPTLALFRKGVEVARQPGAIDAQAIIAWARDKARL, from the coding sequence ATGACCCCGACCACGCCAGACTCCCTGCACATCGTGTGCCCCCATTGCGACGCCGTCAACCGGCTGCCGGCCGCGCGCCTGATTGAACAGCCCACTTGCGGCAAGTGCCAGAAGGATTTGTTTACGGGCCAGCCTGTGGACCTGGCCAGCGCCCGTTTCCTCAAGCATATCGAACGCAGCGACATTCCCGTGCTGGTGGACTTCTGGGCACCCTGGTGCGGTCCGTGCCGCAGCATGGCGCCATTCTATGTGCAAGCGGCCAGGACGCTGGAGCCGGCGTTCCGCGTCGTCAAGGTCAATACGGAAGCGTCGCCGGACCTGGGCAGCCGTTTCAATATCCGCAGCATTCCCACCCTGGCCCTGTTTCGCAAGGGCGTGGAAGTGGCGCGCCAGCCGGGCGCCATCGATGCGCAGGCCATCATCGCGTGGGCCAGGGATAAAGCCCGTCTTTAA
- a CDS encoding MarR family winged helix-turn-helix transcriptional regulator, whose product MKLEQKYTALLGDVQRRASGLDMTQSTARLRLCFEVLGLASAIDGDCATRLGRHGLSEGKFVLLSLLRDVPDGLSPHALAERAGVTRGTITGLLDGLERDGFLARHADQVDRRKLLVRLSAKGEAAAATLVDEHAQWIASLFADFTPDEMQLLSGLLEKAWRKTDKGEMQGAP is encoded by the coding sequence ATAAAACTCGAACAGAAATACACGGCCCTGCTGGGTGACGTGCAGCGCCGCGCCAGCGGTCTCGACATGACACAGTCCACGGCGCGCCTGCGCCTGTGCTTTGAAGTGCTGGGCCTGGCGTCCGCCATCGATGGCGATTGCGCCACGCGCCTGGGCCGGCATGGCTTGTCGGAAGGGAAATTTGTGCTGCTGTCCCTGCTGCGCGACGTGCCTGACGGACTCTCGCCGCACGCGCTGGCCGAGCGGGCAGGCGTGACGCGCGGCACCATCACGGGCTTGCTCGACGGCCTGGAACGCGACGGTTTCCTGGCGCGCCACGCGGACCAGGTTGACCGGCGCAAGCTGCTGGTGCGCCTGAGCGCCAAGGGAGAAGCTGCCGCCGCCACCCTGGTCGATGAACATGCGCAATGGATCGCCAGCCTGTTTGCCGATTTCACGCCGGACGAGATGCAATTATTGAGTGGACTTCTGGAAAAAGCCTGGCGCAAGACGGATAAAGGTGAAATGCAGGGTGCACCATGA
- a CDS encoding HEAT repeat domain-containing protein → MSRGVADITPARLALLNGGSVASATLTEGLAVDFAQLLAAAVPDIGAVRLERMRAQAAAGITKRMVLEAQLLLEADADLAVLQAHPSDTVRGWACFVIAAQAGWTLAQQLAAMRPLADDGHFGVREWAWLALRPHLAEHLPDAIALLAPWTADPSERVRRFACEALRPRGVWCAHIAQLKEQPQLALPLLQPLRADPAVYVQDSVANWLNDAAKRQPDWVRSLCAQWLLESPVAATARICKRAQRSLA, encoded by the coding sequence ATGAGCCGTGGCGTCGCCGACATCACTCCCGCGCGCCTGGCCCTGTTGAATGGGGGCAGCGTGGCCAGCGCCACCCTGACGGAGGGGCTGGCCGTCGATTTCGCCCAGCTGCTGGCCGCAGCCGTACCCGACATCGGTGCCGTCCGCCTGGAGCGGATGCGCGCGCAGGCTGCCGCGGGCATCACCAAACGCATGGTGCTGGAGGCGCAATTGCTGCTGGAGGCCGACGCCGACCTGGCTGTGCTGCAAGCGCACCCATCCGACACGGTACGGGGCTGGGCCTGCTTTGTCATCGCCGCCCAGGCTGGCTGGACCTTGGCGCAACAACTGGCCGCCATGCGGCCGCTGGCCGACGATGGCCACTTTGGCGTGCGCGAATGGGCCTGGCTGGCGCTGCGTCCCCATCTGGCCGAGCATCTGCCTGACGCCATCGCGCTGCTGGCGCCGTGGACGGCGGACCCGTCGGAAAGAGTGCGCCGCTTTGCCTGCGAAGCGCTGCGTCCGCGCGGCGTATGGTGCGCGCATATCGCCCAATTAAAGGAACAGCCGCAGCTGGCCTTGCCCCTGTTGCAGCCCCTGCGCGCCGACCCGGCCGTCTACGTGCAGGATTCCGTGGCCAACTGGCTCAACGATGCGGCCAAGCGCCAGCCAGACTGGGTACGCAGCCTGTGCGCGCAATGGCTGCTGGAAAGCCCCGTTGCCGCCACGGCACGCATCTGCAAGCGCGCCCAGCGCTCGCTGGCCTGA
- a CDS encoding DUF6616 family protein — protein sequence MHYLLELYSPKPAWLALDGTARQAYFATVGAGMAALSGSGAEALAMGAVDGGKLHAAAQQFYAVWRFPDEAALDALLAGIAATGWHDYFDTVNAAGPAVDFSAHLAQLAA from the coding sequence ATGCATTACCTGTTAGAACTATATAGCCCGAAACCCGCCTGGCTGGCCCTCGATGGCACCGCGCGCCAGGCGTATTTCGCCACGGTGGGCGCCGGCATGGCCGCCTTGTCCGGCAGCGGCGCCGAAGCGCTGGCCATGGGCGCCGTCGATGGCGGCAAGCTGCACGCGGCTGCCCAGCAATTCTATGCCGTCTGGCGCTTCCCGGACGAGGCGGCACTGGATGCCTTGCTGGCCGGCATCGCCGCCACGGGCTGGCACGATTATTTTGACACCGTCAATGCGGCCGGTCCGGCCGTGGATTTTTCCGCCCACCTGGCGCAGCTGGCCGCCTAG
- a CDS encoding DUF1287 domain-containing protein gives MPIKPFFTVLLALAPMLASASPATPQALVAAARKQVGVTVQYDPRYERLAYPGGDVPLERGVCTDVVVRAYRQLGQDLQVLVHEDMRKAWQVYQQQGRWQMKGPDRNIDHRRVPNLGTYFARHGTSLPPAKEANAYRAGDIVTWRLPRNLTHIGIVSDKQSWSGVPLIIHNIGEGAREENILFSYPITGHYRWQPGWQPR, from the coding sequence ATGCCCATCAAACCGTTTTTCACCGTGTTGCTTGCGCTGGCGCCCATGCTGGCGTCGGCAAGCCCTGCCACCCCGCAAGCCCTCGTTGCCGCCGCCCGCAAGCAGGTGGGCGTGACGGTGCAGTACGATCCGCGCTACGAACGCCTGGCCTATCCGGGTGGCGACGTGCCGCTCGAGCGGGGCGTGTGCACGGATGTGGTCGTTCGGGCTTACCGCCAGCTGGGGCAGGACTTGCAGGTGCTGGTGCACGAAGACATGCGCAAGGCATGGCAGGTGTACCAGCAGCAGGGACGCTGGCAGATGAAGGGGCCGGACCGCAATATCGACCACCGCCGCGTGCCGAACCTGGGCACGTACTTTGCCCGCCACGGCACCAGCCTGCCTCCAGCCAAGGAAGCGAACGCTTACCGCGCGGGCGACATCGTCACCTGGCGCCTGCCGCGCAACCTCACGCATATCGGCATCGTCAGCGACAAGCAGTCGTGGAGCGGCGTGCCGCTGATCATCCACAACATCGGCGAGGGCGCGCGTGAGGAAAATATTTTATTCAGCTATCCGATCACGGGGCACTATCGCTGGCAACCCGGTTGGCAACCCCGCTGA
- a CDS encoding PLP-dependent aminotransferase family protein — protein sequence MELHILIDGTRDLGGQLYRQLSAAIRSGRLTDGQQLPPTRLLASQLGLSRKTVSDVYDKLGYEKLLVGKVGVGSFVQTPHASPQRRHASTPLASAQRIARWEATPTPLRRASQETPARYAFIGGRATPAHFPQDEWRACMLHALRQGGQARGRYGPVEGLPALRAAIAGHAAFSRGIHCTEEQVLVTSGAQQALHLLALTLLEAGDTVAVEEPGYPVARAVFASQGARVVGIDVDEDGLIVAQIPDGTRLIYVTPAHQFPLGMPMSMARRHALLERARQLGAIIIEDDYDSAFRYEGRPEDALQSMDRYGVVAHVASFSKIMLPELRLGYVVLPQALVAAMQTVKYLSDCHTASLGQHALAKFIDDGHLLRHIRRCHDIYAGRRERLQHWFNGPLAPWFRLVPASAGFHVAALAQAPLDIAELLRRARLADVSLYALASFYHGPARHEGLFLGYGAIDKLDIDTALAIVLAILQEIAPLPLSGVANRVASDSAP from the coding sequence ATGGAATTACATATCCTGATCGACGGCACGCGCGACCTGGGCGGCCAGCTGTACCGCCAGCTCAGCGCAGCCATCCGCTCGGGCCGCCTGACGGACGGGCAGCAATTGCCGCCCACGCGCCTGCTGGCCAGCCAGCTGGGCCTGTCGCGCAAGACGGTGTCCGACGTGTATGACAAGCTCGGCTATGAAAAACTGCTGGTCGGCAAAGTGGGCGTGGGCAGCTTCGTGCAGACGCCGCACGCCTCGCCGCAGCGCCGCCATGCCAGCACGCCGCTGGCCAGCGCGCAGCGCATCGCCCGCTGGGAAGCGACGCCCACGCCTTTGCGCCGCGCCAGCCAGGAAACGCCCGCGCGCTACGCCTTCATCGGCGGACGCGCCACGCCCGCACACTTCCCGCAGGATGAATGGCGCGCCTGCATGCTGCATGCGCTGCGCCAGGGTGGCCAGGCGCGCGGCCGTTATGGCCCTGTGGAAGGCTTGCCCGCCTTGCGCGCCGCGATCGCCGGCCATGCCGCCTTCAGCCGCGGCATCCATTGCACCGAGGAACAAGTGCTTGTCACCAGCGGCGCGCAGCAAGCCTTGCATCTGCTCGCGCTGACCCTGCTGGAAGCGGGCGACACGGTTGCCGTGGAAGAACCCGGCTACCCGGTAGCGCGCGCCGTATTCGCCAGCCAGGGCGCGCGCGTAGTGGGCATCGACGTGGACGAGGACGGTCTCATCGTCGCGCAGATCCCCGACGGCACGCGCTTGATCTACGTCACGCCCGCGCATCAATTCCCGCTCGGCATGCCGATGAGCATGGCGCGCCGCCACGCCTTGCTGGAGCGTGCCCGGCAGTTGGGAGCCATCATCATCGAGGACGATTATGACAGCGCCTTCCGCTATGAAGGCCGGCCCGAGGATGCGCTGCAAAGCATGGACCGCTATGGCGTCGTGGCGCACGTGGCCAGCTTTTCCAAGATCATGCTGCCGGAATTGCGCCTCGGCTATGTGGTGCTGCCGCAAGCCCTCGTAGCCGCCATGCAGACGGTGAAATACCTGAGCGATTGCCATACGGCCAGCCTGGGCCAGCATGCGCTGGCCAAGTTCATCGACGACGGCCATTTGCTGCGCCACATCCGCCGCTGCCACGACATCTATGCGGGGCGGCGCGAACGGCTGCAGCACTGGTTCAACGGCCCGTTGGCGCCGTGGTTCCGCCTGGTGCCGGCCAGCGCCGGCTTCCACGTGGCGGCGCTGGCGCAGGCGCCGCTCGATATCGCCGAATTGCTGCGCCGTGCGCGCCTGGCCGACGTCAGCCTGTATGCGCTGGCCAGCTTTTACCATGGCCCAGCCCGCCACGAAGGCCTGTTCCTTGGCTATGGCGCCATCGACAAGCTCGATATCGACACGGCGCTGGCCATCGTGCTGGCGATCCTGCAAGAGATCGCTCCCCTGCCCCTCAGCGGGGTTGCCAACCGGGTTGCCAGCGATAGTGCCCCGTGA
- a CDS encoding carboxymuconolactone decarboxylase family protein, whose protein sequence is MTQQRLDFTQASPDAVKAMYALEAAIAKLGVEHSLLELIRLRASQINGCAFCVDMHTSDARKAGETERRLYAVSVWRETPFFTARERAVLAWTEALTLLPQSQAPDDVYAALAQQLTPAEMVNVTLAIGSINTWNRLAVGFRKMPE, encoded by the coding sequence ATGACACAGCAACGACTCGATTTTACACAAGCTTCGCCCGACGCCGTCAAGGCCATGTACGCGCTGGAAGCGGCGATTGCCAAGCTGGGGGTGGAACACTCGCTGCTCGAGCTGATCCGCTTGCGGGCCTCGCAAATCAATGGCTGCGCTTTTTGCGTGGACATGCACACAAGCGACGCGCGCAAGGCGGGCGAAACGGAGCGCCGCCTGTATGCCGTGTCCGTCTGGCGCGAAACGCCATTTTTTACGGCGCGCGAGCGGGCCGTGCTGGCCTGGACGGAAGCGCTGACCCTGCTGCCGCAAAGCCAGGCGCCCGATGACGTGTATGCGGCGCTGGCGCAGCAATTGACGCCGGCGGAAATGGTCAACGTCACCCTGGCCATCGGCTCCATCAATACCTGGAACCGCCTGGCCGTGGGTTTCCGCAAGATGCCCGAATAA
- a CDS encoding multidrug effflux MFS transporter: MTKLLTWILAGLAMVGPLAIDTYLPSFPAIVQDFNASPLLVQQTLSFFLFTFAFMMLFYGTLSDSFGRRPVILVSLVLYVIASVGAALAPSLGWLLAWRVLQGLAAGAGSVIGRAIVQDRYSGAAAQKILSHIMMVFALAPAIAPVLGGWLQVGLGWRAIFWFLTAFGVLMFIVVWRALPESLPKEQRHAFHLGDIAVNYWKVLCHRQFLLLSTAIGAAFGGFALYIGSAAYFIINILHLPETAFAWLFIPLISGMVFGSALSAKIAHRYSQRQMIWAGFILMLVAALANIGYNYFFAAEVPWAVLPLFFYSFALSIAMPPMTLMALNHFPNNSGLASSMQSFIQMLLFALVSGLVAPLLFDSALNLAYGVMAGLLVSLVCWVFAQGKAEA, from the coding sequence ATGACTAAATTATTAACCTGGATTTTGGCGGGCCTGGCGATGGTCGGACCGCTTGCAATTGACACCTATCTGCCGTCTTTCCCCGCCATCGTGCAAGATTTCAATGCCAGCCCACTGCTGGTGCAGCAGACCCTGAGCTTTTTCCTGTTCACGTTTGCCTTCATGATGCTGTTTTACGGCACCCTGTCCGATTCGTTCGGCCGCCGTCCCGTGATTCTCGTCTCGCTGGTGCTGTATGTGATCGCCTCCGTGGGCGCCGCGCTGGCGCCGTCGCTGGGCTGGCTGCTGGCCTGGCGCGTGCTGCAGGGGCTGGCGGCGGGCGCCGGTTCCGTGATCGGCCGCGCCATCGTGCAAGACCGCTATTCGGGCGCCGCCGCGCAAAAAATCCTTTCGCACATCATGATGGTGTTCGCGCTGGCGCCGGCCATCGCGCCCGTGCTGGGCGGCTGGCTGCAGGTGGGCCTGGGCTGGCGGGCGATCTTCTGGTTCCTCACGGCCTTCGGCGTGCTGATGTTCATCGTCGTCTGGCGCGCACTGCCGGAAAGCCTGCCGAAGGAACAGCGCCACGCCTTCCACCTGGGCGACATCGCCGTCAATTACTGGAAAGTGCTGTGCCACCGCCAGTTCCTGCTGCTGTCGACGGCCATCGGCGCCGCCTTCGGCGGCTTCGCCCTGTACATCGGCTCGGCCGCCTACTTCATCATCAACATCCTGCATTTGCCGGAAACGGCATTCGCCTGGCTGTTCATTCCCTTAATTAGCGGCATGGTGTTCGGTTCGGCCCTGTCGGCGAAAATCGCCCACCGCTATAGCCAGCGCCAGATGATCTGGGCCGGCTTCATATTGATGCTCGTCGCCGCGCTGGCCAACATCGGCTACAACTACTTCTTTGCCGCCGAAGTGCCATGGGCCGTGCTGCCGCTGTTCTTCTACTCGTTCGCCCTGTCGATCGCCATGCCGCCGATGACCCTGATGGCCTTGAACCACTTCCCCAACAACAGCGGCCTGGCCTCGTCGATGCAATCGTTCATCCAGATGCTGCTGTTCGCGCTGGTCTCGGGCCTGGTGGCGCCGCTGCTGTTCGACAGCGCGCTGAACCTGGCGTATGGCGTGATGGCGGGACTGCTGGTGAGTTTGGTTTGCTGGGTGTTTGCGCAGGGTAAAGCTGAAGCGTAG